A section of the Petrimonas sulfuriphila genome encodes:
- a CDS encoding carboxypeptidase-like regulatory domain-containing protein, whose product MKNYRIINLLLLLLFSFQLFGDDVLQAQSYTLRGRVLASDTRDPLSNASVTVGSLNISSVTNQDGYFTLRVPASAKNSRLIIRYLGYENLEVPVVTLIDKPNNHIMLIPSFIELGPLEVVSGDGSELIREALSRIPQNYSTDPNMMVAFYRESIKKNANYISLVETVLDVYKSSYRSYESDQAKIYIGRKATDISPRDTVLLKFQGGISTALMLDVAKNPEIVFGEKGDEYIFTIERMISINNKPHYEINFLPKNGIKDILFRGKVYLDVESLAIVRIEFNMNVEGRKDASNIFIRRKPSKMKVDVEEARYIADFIENNGKWFFNYSSTEVRFRVRWTNRFFGLFATNYTIGSEMAITDRYQESVNKFPRDERIRSTDVIAEKVEHFQDPEFWGEYNVIEPDIEINNAIKRLSGRLMRRGE is encoded by the coding sequence ATGAAAAATTATAGGATTATTAACTTATTGCTGTTGCTGCTCTTTAGTTTTCAGCTCTTTGGGGATGACGTGTTGCAGGCACAATCGTATACGCTGCGGGGTAGGGTATTGGCAAGTGACACCCGCGATCCGCTTTCCAATGCGAGTGTAACTGTAGGAAGCCTGAATATATCGAGTGTCACCAACCAGGATGGATACTTTACGCTCAGGGTTCCTGCATCGGCAAAAAACTCCAGACTGATTATACGGTATCTGGGGTATGAGAACCTGGAGGTTCCGGTGGTTACGCTCATCGACAAGCCCAACAACCACATTATGTTAATACCTTCTTTCATTGAACTGGGGCCGCTTGAAGTAGTTTCTGGTGATGGAAGTGAGTTGATAAGGGAAGCGTTGAGCCGTATACCGCAAAACTATTCTACCGATCCCAATATGATGGTGGCGTTTTACCGGGAATCGATAAAGAAAAATGCAAACTATATTTCTTTGGTCGAAACCGTATTGGATGTGTATAAATCTTCGTATCGTTCGTACGAGAGTGACCAGGCAAAAATCTACATAGGCCGGAAAGCAACCGATATTTCGCCGCGCGATACTGTTTTGTTGAAGTTTCAGGGCGGAATCAGTACAGCACTTATGTTGGATGTGGCGAAGAATCCCGAGATCGTTTTTGGTGAAAAAGGGGATGAATATATTTTCACCATTGAAAGAATGATAAGCATCAACAACAAGCCGCACTATGAGATTAATTTCCTGCCGAAGAACGGTATAAAAGATATTCTGTTCCGGGGAAAGGTTTACCTGGATGTTGAATCCCTGGCTATTGTCAGAATAGAATTTAACATGAATGTGGAGGGCCGGAAAGATGCTTCCAATATTTTTATCCGGCGTAAACCTTCAAAGATGAAAGTGGATGTGGAAGAAGCCCGCTATATTGCCGATTTTATCGAAAATAACGGTAAATGGTTTTTCAATTACAGCAGCACTGAAGTCCGGTTCCGGGTAAGGTGGACTAACCGGTTCTTCGGGCTTTTTGCAACAAACTACACGATCGGTTCCGAGATGGCCATTACGGACAGGTATCAGGAAAGTGTCAATAAATTTCCGAGGGATGAACGAATCCGTTCTACCGATGTGATTGCGGAAAAGGTGGAACACTTCCAGGATCCTGAGTTCTGGGGCGAATACAACGTGATTGAACCCGACATAGAGATAAATAATGCCATAAAAAGATTGAGTGGGAGATTGATGCGCCGTGGAGAATAA
- the rpsO gene encoding 30S ribosomal protein S15, translated as MYLDSEKKKEIFAKHGKSNTDTGSPEAQIALFSYRISHLTEHLKSNKKDYNTERSLKILVGKRRRLLDYLVEKDINRYRAIVKELGLRK; from the coding sequence ATGTATTTAGATTCTGAAAAAAAGAAAGAAATCTTTGCCAAGCACGGAAAGTCTAACACTGATACTGGCTCGCCTGAAGCGCAGATAGCATTGTTTTCATACCGTATTTCGCATTTGACTGAGCATTTGAAGTCAAACAAAAAAGATTATAACACGGAACGTTCATTGAAAATTTTAGTGGGTAAACGTCGTCGTTTACTGGATTACCTGGTAGAAAAAGATATCAATAGGTACAGGGCTATCGTTAAAGAATTAGGCCTGAGAAAGTAA
- a CDS encoding GNAT family N-acetyltransferase: protein MIHYADNTTRQQVYDMWKTVFGDSDEYMEIYFREKYRNENTLIYFESGKAVSSLQMLPFDFSFHGSEIPVAYFSGLCTLPEARKKGFMGALIKKSFGEMDEKGIPLAILVPQDKTVMKFYRQFGFTQTFDAGAPLPDLQKIMVESENLHNAYEIFDSFFRQRDMTVQKTPDDFRAIVEEAALFDFPVKKGLMAMSRITDAEKLLIIFAKKYPQIKVSVKVSDPIIGKNNAVFVIKNGSVSKSSKKETTHFYVEIDALTQLLLGYKTSEFSNDYRLVFPEKQPLIGFMME from the coding sequence ATGATACACTACGCCGACAATACGACCAGACAGCAGGTTTACGACATGTGGAAAACCGTGTTCGGCGATTCCGACGAATACATGGAGATTTATTTCCGGGAGAAATACAGGAACGAAAATACACTGATCTATTTCGAGAGCGGGAAGGCAGTCTCTTCCCTGCAGATGCTCCCGTTTGATTTTTCATTTCACGGTTCAGAAATTCCAGTAGCTTATTTTTCCGGGCTATGCACGCTACCAGAAGCCAGGAAAAAAGGATTTATGGGGGCTCTTATCAAAAAATCTTTCGGTGAAATGGATGAAAAAGGAATCCCGCTTGCCATTCTGGTTCCGCAGGACAAAACAGTAATGAAGTTCTACAGGCAATTTGGATTTACCCAAACATTTGATGCAGGTGCCCCTCTTCCCGACTTACAAAAAATTATGGTTGAATCGGAAAACCTCCATAATGCTTACGAGATATTCGATTCTTTTTTTCGTCAACGCGACATGACAGTGCAAAAAACGCCGGATGATTTTCGTGCAATTGTGGAAGAAGCCGCATTGTTTGATTTTCCAGTCAAAAAAGGCCTGATGGCCATGTCGCGCATCACAGATGCAGAAAAGCTGTTGATAATTTTCGCAAAAAAATATCCCCAAATAAAAGTTTCTGTAAAAGTTTCAGACCCCATTATCGGGAAAAATAATGCTGTTTTTGTGATAAAAAACGGGAGTGTCTCCAAAAGCAGCAAAAAAGAAACAACGCATTTCTATGTAGAGATAGATGCGCTGACCCAGCTACTTCTTGGTTATAAAACTTCAGAATTTTCAAATGATTACCGCCTTGTTTTTCCTGAAAAACAGCCATTGATTGGCTTTATGATGGAATAA
- a CDS encoding DUF2156 domain-containing protein: protein MLPFKSIELKDKDIINSHLCKQNYRASDLCFTNLYSWGKKFDTQYATEGEWLFIRFRDNNNRNSYLKPVGGDNIKRAIETIIDDHQQFDTTFQIRGLTQEMINEIETAMPGAFDYKFNRSVSDYIYTTEKMINLTGKKLQSKRNHINRFKRENEWKYKSLTGNPALVKECKEMLDQWMQINLEEKDPSLVYDDFATTLMLENFEYLELKGGLICVNNEIAAFTIGEPLTKDTFIVHVEKAFTTIHGAYNIINQQFIENEAADFTYVNREEDMGIENLRNAKLSYQPDILLEKYNARLKN, encoded by the coding sequence ATGCTACCGTTTAAATCCATAGAATTAAAAGACAAAGACATTATCAATTCGCACCTCTGCAAACAAAATTACAGGGCATCGGATCTCTGTTTCACCAATCTGTACAGCTGGGGGAAAAAGTTCGACACCCAATACGCAACGGAGGGCGAATGGCTTTTTATCCGGTTCAGGGACAACAACAACCGGAACTCCTACCTGAAACCGGTGGGAGGCGACAATATAAAGAGAGCCATTGAAACGATCATAGACGACCACCAGCAGTTTGATACGACTTTTCAGATCAGGGGGTTGACTCAGGAGATGATCAATGAAATTGAAACGGCAATGCCCGGTGCTTTCGATTACAAGTTCAACCGCAGCGTATCGGACTATATCTACACAACAGAAAAAATGATCAACCTTACCGGGAAAAAGTTACAAAGCAAAAGGAATCATATCAACAGGTTTAAGCGCGAAAACGAGTGGAAATACAAATCGTTGACCGGGAATCCGGCACTGGTAAAGGAATGTAAAGAAATGCTCGACCAGTGGATGCAGATAAACCTGGAAGAGAAGGACCCTTCGCTGGTTTACGACGATTTTGCTACTACGCTGATGCTTGAGAATTTTGAATACCTGGAGCTGAAGGGCGGGTTAATATGTGTGAACAACGAAATCGCCGCATTCACAATCGGTGAGCCCCTTACAAAAGACACCTTTATTGTTCACGTAGAAAAGGCATTCACCACTATACACGGCGCCTACAACATCATCAACCAGCAATTTATCGAGAATGAAGCAGCGGATTTTACTTATGTGAACCGGGAAGAAGACATGGGTATTGAAAACCTGCGTAATGCCAAGCTGTCTTATCAGCCCGATATTCTACTCGAGAAATACAACGCACGCCTTAAGAATTAA
- the trpS gene encoding tryptophan--tRNA ligase: MDTVLSGIRSTGNLHLGNYFGALRNFIRMQDENRCFFFIADIHSLTTHPDPKDLHGNVKNVLVDYLAAGIDPGKSVIYIQSDVPETIELYLYLNMHAYMGELAKTTSFKEKARKQPENVNAGLLTYPTLMAADILIHNADKVPVGKDQEQHLEMTRKFARRFNNFYGVEFFKEPVAYNFGEELVKIPGLDGSGKMGKSEGNAIYLADSPKEIEKKVKRALTDSGPTQPNSVKPDYIENLFTIMRVVSTPEVVEHYENKWNACDIRYGDLKKQLAEDIIKVTSPIRERILEIEKDDAYLRKVTREGAEKARESASKTIAAVREIVGFKKF, translated from the coding sequence ATGGATACAGTACTCAGTGGAATCCGGTCGACGGGAAACTTGCATTTAGGAAATTACTTCGGTGCGTTGCGCAACTTCATCCGGATGCAGGACGAGAACCGGTGTTTCTTTTTTATTGCCGATATTCACTCACTCACCACACACCCCGACCCGAAAGATTTACACGGGAACGTTAAAAATGTATTGGTGGATTACCTGGCCGCGGGCATTGATCCCGGTAAATCGGTCATCTATATACAAAGTGACGTGCCGGAAACGATCGAGTTGTATCTCTATCTGAACATGCACGCATACATGGGTGAACTTGCCAAAACCACATCATTCAAGGAGAAAGCAAGAAAACAACCCGAGAACGTAAATGCGGGATTACTTACCTACCCCACGCTGATGGCTGCCGATATCCTTATTCACAACGCCGACAAGGTGCCCGTGGGAAAAGATCAGGAACAGCATCTGGAGATGACCCGTAAATTTGCCCGCCGGTTCAACAATTTCTACGGTGTGGAATTTTTTAAAGAGCCTGTCGCATACAACTTTGGAGAGGAACTGGTGAAAATTCCCGGGCTGGACGGAAGCGGGAAGATGGGAAAATCGGAAGGAAACGCCATTTACCTGGCAGATTCGCCCAAAGAGATCGAAAAGAAAGTAAAACGTGCCCTCACTGATTCCGGACCCACTCAGCCGAATTCCGTGAAACCAGACTACATAGAGAACCTGTTTACCATTATGCGTGTGGTTTCGACCCCCGAAGTTGTAGAACATTACGAAAACAAATGGAACGCATGTGACATTCGTTACGGCGACCTGAAAAAACAACTGGCCGAAGACATTATTAAAGTGACTTCACCCATTCGCGAACGAATCCTGGAAATTGAAAAAGACGACGCCTATTTGCGAAAGGTCACCCGGGAAGGGGCAGAAAAGGCACGCGAAAGCGCATCAAAAACCATTGCCGCAGTCCGGGAGATTGTAGGGTTCAAAAAATTTTAA
- a CDS encoding family 20 glycosylhydrolase gives MKKFILLFTLSVFGLLTFGQQVERGISIIPEPVSVVKKGGHYVLPDNIVISAPAGDEMSFISEHLTKKLSTALGKKVTVRNNVASADIVLTVNAKTDTKIGNEGYTLSVTSGNVNISANKPAGLLYGVQTFLQLLPPQVESDKPERNVSWQVPQVEITDYPRVGWRGLMLDVSRHFFTVDEVKQYLDNMVKYKYNLFHWHLTDDEGWRIEIKSLPKLTEVGAWRQEQIGWFGGFSQPDPDAPKNYGGFYTQDEIKEIVQYAKERNIQVMPEIDVPGHSSAILAAYPELSCFPESGAHAVRTGAPFLDWNTGGRPAAMYENTLCPSNEKVYDFLDKLMTEVASLFPFEYIHTGGDEAPYTFWEKSPEVKQLMQREGIKDMAGVQSYFGKRLERIILSKGKKMMGWDEILEGGITPTTALMSWRGVNYGIEASKSGHYVVMSPTNYVYIDYMQGDISTEPRVYASLRLNQTYKFDPIPEGADANYILGGQANLWTEQVYNIRQAEYMTWPRGFAVSESLWSPKERKDWDQFVLKTENHFMRFDYAKTKYSPAIYDPIVRVTRDSEQYFVELTTEISGLDIYTSFDSSTPDNFYPRYAKPQLIPKDAVMMRIITYRGDTPIGRLLSIPVEDLKKRVR, from the coding sequence ATGAAGAAATTTATTCTATTATTTACCTTATCCGTTTTTGGATTGCTGACTTTTGGCCAGCAGGTTGAACGGGGAATTTCCATTATTCCCGAACCTGTTTCTGTGGTGAAAAAAGGAGGACATTATGTGCTACCCGACAATATCGTGATTTCCGCTCCTGCAGGAGATGAGATGAGCTTCATAAGCGAACACCTGACGAAAAAACTTTCCACGGCTCTGGGTAAAAAAGTGACCGTGCGCAACAATGTGGCCAGCGCGGACATCGTTTTAACGGTCAATGCGAAGACAGACACCAAAATTGGCAACGAAGGGTATACTTTATCGGTTACTTCGGGTAACGTGAACATTAGCGCCAATAAACCGGCCGGGTTGCTGTACGGTGTCCAAACGTTCTTGCAGCTTTTGCCGCCTCAAGTTGAAAGTGATAAACCCGAAAGGAATGTTTCCTGGCAGGTCCCTCAGGTGGAGATTACCGATTATCCCCGGGTAGGCTGGCGCGGGTTGATGCTGGATGTTTCCCGACATTTTTTCACCGTTGACGAGGTTAAACAATACCTGGATAATATGGTGAAATATAAATACAACCTGTTCCATTGGCACCTCACTGACGACGAAGGGTGGCGGATCGAGATAAAAAGCCTGCCCAAACTTACGGAAGTTGGGGCGTGGCGTCAGGAGCAGATCGGGTGGTTTGGCGGCTTTTCTCAACCCGATCCCGATGCCCCGAAAAATTACGGCGGGTTTTATACCCAGGACGAGATTAAAGAAATTGTTCAATACGCCAAAGAAAGAAACATTCAGGTGATGCCTGAAATTGATGTCCCCGGGCACAGTTCGGCTATTCTCGCAGCTTATCCTGAGCTGTCTTGCTTCCCTGAAAGCGGCGCACACGCCGTGCGTACGGGGGCCCCTTTCCTGGATTGGAATACGGGTGGCCGGCCGGCAGCCATGTACGAAAATACGCTTTGCCCATCCAACGAAAAGGTGTATGATTTTCTGGATAAACTGATGACTGAAGTGGCTTCGCTTTTCCCCTTTGAATATATTCATACGGGTGGTGATGAAGCACCGTACACGTTTTGGGAAAAAAGCCCCGAGGTGAAACAGCTTATGCAGCGCGAAGGCATTAAGGATATGGCCGGAGTGCAATCCTATTTTGGTAAACGGCTGGAGCGGATTATTTTATCAAAAGGCAAAAAGATGATGGGATGGGACGAAATTCTGGAAGGCGGTATTACGCCAACCACTGCGTTGATGAGCTGGCGCGGCGTTAATTACGGAATTGAAGCGTCCAAATCGGGGCATTATGTGGTGATGAGCCCAACCAATTACGTGTATATCGATTATATGCAGGGCGATATCAGCACAGAACCCCGCGTATATGCTTCGTTGCGGTTGAACCAGACTTATAAATTCGACCCGATTCCCGAAGGAGCTGATGCTAACTATATTTTAGGAGGCCAGGCCAATCTGTGGACAGAACAGGTTTACAACATCCGTCAGGCAGAATACATGACCTGGCCGCGTGGATTTGCTGTTTCTGAATCGCTTTGGTCTCCCAAAGAGAGAAAAGACTGGGACCAGTTTGTGTTGAAAACAGAAAATCATTTCATGCGTTTCGACTACGCAAAAACGAAATATTCACCAGCCATATACGATCCGATTGTGCGTGTTACGCGTGACAGCGAGCAGTATTTCGTGGAGCTAACTACAGAAATAAGCGGATTGGATATTTACACCAGTTTCGACAGTTCAACACCGGATAACTTCTATCCCAGATATGCCAAACCGCAGCTTATCCCCAAAGATGCTGTTATGATGCGTATAATCACGTACCGCGGCGATACGCCTATTGGGCGGTTGTTAAGCATTCCGGTAGAAGATTTGAAGAAAAGAGTCCGGTGA
- a CDS encoding 50S ribosomal protein L25/general stress protein Ctc translates to MKTYELKGEVREDFGKKAARSYRSEGLIPCVVYGGSNEKNLNFVVKKSDVRNLIYTPEVYLINLVLDGKSVMAILKEIQFHPVKDNILHIDFLHVFPNVPLVIELPVRLEGLAAGVKSGGKLSLDLRKLKVKALAEKLPQELVVNVEDLELGKSIQVGELNFEGLELLTPKNAVVCRVQLTRAARGAAAKAQ, encoded by the coding sequence ATGAAAACGTACGAATTAAAAGGCGAAGTCAGAGAAGATTTCGGAAAAAAAGCAGCGAGAAGCTATCGTAGCGAAGGGCTTATTCCCTGTGTTGTTTATGGCGGAAGTAACGAAAAAAACCTCAATTTTGTGGTGAAAAAAAGCGATGTCCGCAACCTCATCTACACGCCCGAAGTTTATTTGATCAACCTTGTTTTGGATGGAAAATCCGTAATGGCTATTTTGAAAGAGATACAGTTCCATCCCGTAAAAGACAATATTCTTCACATCGATTTCTTGCACGTATTCCCCAATGTTCCGCTTGTAATTGAACTCCCGGTTCGCTTGGAAGGGTTGGCTGCCGGTGTTAAGTCGGGAGGTAAACTGTCGCTCGACTTGCGTAAACTGAAAGTGAAAGCATTGGCTGAAAAGCTGCCCCAGGAATTGGTTGTCAACGTAGAAGATCTCGAATTGGGAAAATCCATTCAGGTGGGCGAGTTGAACTTTGAAGGACTAGAACTGCTGACCCCGAAAAATGCCGTTGTTTGCCGCGTTCAGCTGACACGTGCCGCTAGAGGTGCCGCAGCTAAAGCACAGTAA
- the pth gene encoding aminoacyl-tRNA hydrolase — protein MKYLIVGLGNIGPDYENTRHNIGFRVLDAFAKASNIVFQDKRYGFVAETRLKNKSLLLLKPSTFMNLSGNAVRYWLQKEKIEDRNLLVVVDDLALPFGTLRLKSKGSDAGHNGLKHIEQVLGTQQYARLRFGIGNDFPRGAQVDYVLDEFSGEEKQFLPERLEKAAEIIRSFCLAGVNITMNQYNNK, from the coding sequence ATGAAGTATTTAATTGTGGGATTGGGGAATATCGGGCCTGATTACGAGAACACCCGCCACAACATAGGATTTAGGGTATTGGACGCTTTTGCAAAAGCGTCCAATATTGTTTTTCAGGACAAGCGATACGGCTTTGTCGCCGAGACCCGGTTGAAGAATAAATCGCTTCTGCTGCTAAAACCTTCCACGTTTATGAACCTAAGCGGGAATGCCGTCCGGTATTGGCTGCAAAAAGAGAAAATTGAAGACAGGAATCTCCTCGTAGTGGTAGATGACCTGGCTCTGCCGTTCGGTACACTGCGGTTGAAGTCGAAAGGCAGTGATGCCGGGCATAACGGGTTGAAACACATTGAGCAGGTCCTGGGTACTCAGCAATACGCCCGGTTGAGGTTTGGGATCGGAAATGATTTTCCCCGCGGAGCACAGGTGGATTATGTGTTGGACGAGTTTTCCGGTGAAGAGAAGCAGTTTCTTCCCGAACGATTGGAGAAGGCTGCGGAAATTATACGCAGTTTTTGCCTGGCCGGCGTAAATATTACGATGAATCAGTATAATAATAAGTAA
- a CDS encoding RNA-binding S4 domain-containing protein, with protein MNEVRIDKWMWAVRIFKTRTVALDACKKGRVLIDNVSVKPSRMIRVGDVVQVRKPPVTFSFKVLGLSDKRMGAKLVPQFMENVTPPEQYEILELNKISGFVDRQRGTGRPTKKERRDLDQFTDKFDFDEFDWDE; from the coding sequence ATGAACGAAGTTCGGATCGATAAATGGATGTGGGCTGTGCGGATTTTTAAAACCCGAACGGTTGCGTTGGATGCATGCAAGAAAGGGCGTGTGTTGATCGATAACGTATCGGTGAAACCGTCGAGGATGATTCGTGTCGGAGATGTCGTTCAGGTACGTAAGCCGCCGGTTACTTTTTCGTTTAAAGTGCTGGGTTTATCCGATAAACGGATGGGGGCAAAACTTGTCCCGCAATTTATGGAAAATGTTACCCCTCCTGAGCAATACGAAATACTGGAATTGAACAAGATAAGCGGATTCGTGGACAGGCAGCGCGGAACCGGGCGCCCCACCAAAAAAGAACGCCGCGATCTGGACCAGTTTACCGATAAATTCGATTTTGATGAGTTTGACTGGGATGAATAA
- a CDS encoding 2-phosphosulfolactate phosphatase — protein sequence MIVDICLSPALYPYYQKENDVVVVVDIFRATTTMCAAFNNGAASIIPVADIERAKRYKSEGFLVGAERKTRRVEFADFGNSPFEYTPDKVSGRDIVFTTTNGTRAIEAAKDCGRLFIGAFSNIDNLADTCLSSGERIVVLCAGWNNCVSMEDTLFGGAFVKKLSERAEIVFGSDAVRIAMELWEKARNSPMDYLKNADHYHRLIANGAEGDAAYCLQRNTVSVVPYYNRESKKLTVLQ from the coding sequence ATGATTGTTGATATTTGCCTCTCTCCCGCCCTTTACCCCTATTATCAGAAGGAGAACGATGTGGTTGTGGTAGTCGATATATTCCGGGCCACCACCACGATGTGTGCTGCTTTCAATAACGGAGCTGCCTCCATAATTCCCGTTGCCGACATCGAACGGGCAAAGAGGTACAAATCAGAGGGATTCCTGGTAGGGGCTGAAAGAAAAACCCGTCGCGTGGAGTTTGCCGATTTTGGAAACTCCCCGTTTGAATATACGCCGGATAAAGTGTCGGGACGGGATATTGTTTTCACCACAACCAATGGCACGAGGGCTATAGAGGCTGCAAAAGATTGCGGACGGCTTTTTATCGGCGCGTTTTCCAACATAGACAACCTGGCCGACACCTGCTTGTCGTCGGGTGAAAGAATTGTGGTCTTATGTGCCGGCTGGAACAACTGCGTAAGTATGGAAGACACGTTGTTTGGCGGAGCCTTTGTGAAAAAATTGTCGGAAAGGGCGGAAATTGTTTTTGGATCAGACGCTGTGCGGATAGCAATGGAGTTATGGGAAAAAGCCAGAAACTCCCCGATGGATTATCTGAAAAACGCCGACCATTACCACCGCCTCATCGCCAACGGCGCAGAGGGCGATGCGGCCTATTGCCTCCAGCGGAATACGGTCTCGGTGGTGCCGTATTACAACAGGGAAAGTAAAAAGCTTACAGTGTTGCAATAG